In the genome of Deltaproteobacteria bacterium, the window TTTGGTATTGATTACGGGATATCTAACCATAATGGCAAAACCCCTCTTGATGAGGTAGAAAAGATATTGGATGTTGCGATGCGCAATGGTATTAGTGTAATAGATACCGCGGCCCTGTATGGAACCAGTGAAGAGGTATTAGGCAAAACGCTACCTGAATGCCATAGATTTAAAATCGTAACAAAAACTCCGAGATTTACCTCTTCAGCAATAACATCAGATGATGTGCGGAGATTGGAAGATTCTTTTTTCCAATCGCTGCATAAGATGAAGTGTGCTGCAATTTATGGATTATTGTTTCACAATGCAGATGACTTGCTAAGTGAAAACGGCCATATTCTTTTCAATAAAATGACTGACTTGAAGCAGAAAGGTTTGGTAGAGAAAATTGGGGTATCAGTATATACGGCATTGCAGATTGATGAAATATTAGGAAAGTTTCAGATAGATATTATCCAACTCCCAATTAATGTCTTTGATCAGCACCTACTTGTCAGCGGACATCTGTCTAAACTTAAAAAAAGAGGGGTTGAGATTCATGTGCGCTCAGCATTCTTGCAAGGATTGCTGCTTATGTCATCGGAAACTCTACCGCCTTTTTTTGATTCTGTGAGAGAGCATTTGAAAGACTATCAAAGAACTATACATCAGCATGGATTAACACTGGTTCGAGCAGCGCT includes:
- a CDS encoding aldo/keto reductase; the protein is MKIGLGTVQFGIDYGISNHNGKTPLDEVEKILDVAMRNGISVIDTAALYGTSEEVLGKTLPECHRFKIVTKTPRFTSSAITSDDVRRLEDSFFQSLHKMKCAAIYGLLFHNADDLLSENGHILFNKMTDLKQKGLVEKIGVSVYTALQIDEILGKFQIDIIQLPINVFDQHLLVSGHLSKLKKRGVEIHVRSAFLQGLLLMSSETLPPFFDSVREHLKDYQRTIHQHGLTLVRAALGFLINIPDIDFIICGVNNHTQLKEICREAVPVESIDFSRFALSDGEILNPSNWRL